The nucleotide sequence AGCTGGCGCCGCACGCCGGAGTCAATGACCACCACTTCGGCGCCGCGCACCGGCACCTGTTCGAACTCCAGGGAGCGGCAATCGAGCAGCAGCGCGTGCCCGGCGCGCCCGAGGGCGGCGATGAACTGGTCCATGATGCCGCAGGGCATGCCCACGAACTCGTTCTCGGCGCGCTGGCACAGGCGAGCCAGAAGCGGGCGCTCAATCCGTAGGTGAAAGAGGGAGGTCAGCGCGATTGCGGTCGCCAGTTCGAGCGCGGCCGAAGAGCTAAGGCCGGCCCCGGACGGCACGGTGCTGCGCACGGCGATGCGCGCGCCGCCGAGGTCGTGCCCCGCCTCCCGCAGCGCCCACGCCACGCCCGCGACGTAGTTCGCCCACGCTTCGTCTGCGCTGGGCTCGAGCTGCCGCAAGTCGAAGGAAGCCCGGCGGCCGTAATCGGCCGAGGATACCTGCAGGGTCGCATCCGCTGCCGGCGCGGCGGCCAGCAGCACCTCGCGCTCGATGGCGGTGGGCAGCACGAAGCCGTCGTTGTAGTCGGTGTGCTCGCCAATGAGGTTGACCCGGCCGGGCGCCCGGAACAGCCGCGCCGGCGGGGTCGCGAAGGCGCGCTCGAAGTCCTCGCGCAGCAATGCTGCCAACCGCTGTGTTTCCATGGCGGACTCCGGAGTCATGGTTTCGGCCCCGGAGCCGCGGCCTCCTTTCGGTGCGAGGGGACAGTTCCCCGCGGCCCAGGGCAGCGGCTAGGGCTTGGGCGGGAAGGAACTGTCCCCTTCCGGTAAGAGAGCAAGCGATAATCCGCAGGCCGAGGGGGCGGGGGCAATCTCATATCGTACTGGCGCTGTGGAATAAGCCCAAGGAATCGCCACCAAACCCAATCCGCGGCGAGAAACGCGACGACGTTGCAACCGGAACCCGCCGACAACGCGGCGCACAGCGACCTGGTCGTGCGCGCACTGGATGAACTTGTGCGCGCCGCGCACCAGTGGTCCCTCTACGGGCCGGAGCACCCGGTGGCGAAGCAGGCATGCGATACCGCCGCCGAGGCGTTCCTCGCGCTGATCTCCGAGCGATCCCACTTCACCCTGACGGTGGTCGAGTCGGGCCTGCTCGCGGAGGGGCAGCAGTTGCCTGACCACGCTTCTCTGCGCCAGCTTCACCAGGCCCTGCACGCGCGACAGGTAGCCGCCCTGACCATACATCCCGCGCTGACGTGGGACGAGATCGCCGTGCTGATCGGGGTGCTGGGCACGAGCGCCCCCGATCTGGCCGAACGCGGCGGCGCCCGCCGCGCCCTGCAGGAGGCGGGCTGCCAGCACCTGGAGATCGCCGAGGTTGATTACACGCGTTTCGTGCCGACCTCGCAGGCGCAGTGGCTGTCGGCGTTCGCCGGGGCGCAGGTCAATGTCCACAGCACGGTGGAGGGGCTGGTCGGCGCCTGCCTGGAGCTGGCGGGCGAGCGCCTGCACATCGCCCAGGCGGGATCGGCCTGCGAACGCGGCCTGCCGATGCCGTTCCCGGTGCCGGTGGCGCCCGGCGCCGCGGAGGTGGACGAGATTCCGCTGCAGGCGGAGATCGCCGCCCTGGGGGAAGTGGCGCTGGACGACTACGTCGCGGTCGGCTTGGCATGGCTGGTGCAGGCGAGCGGGGAGGCGATGGTGGAATGCCAGCCCCGGGAACGCAGGCAATGGCGCGAGGCCGTTGGCGAGCGTTTCGCCAAGCTCGATCCGGCGCTGCAAGCCCGCATCTTCCGCGCGCCGCGCCAGGCCGGCAGCCGCGGCCCCGACCTGCTCGCCGCCATCATCGCCGACCGCTCCCCGGACGAGATCGCCGACCTCATCCTCGCGCGCCCCGCCGCGGTAGTGGGCGAACCGTCGGCTTCGCTCGAGCGCATCCTCCGGCGCACCCTGACCGATGAGCGCAAGCTGCTGGCGGTGGAGCCCCTGCTGCGCCAGCGGCTGATGGCGCGCGGCATGAGCCAGGACAGCTTCCGCAACGTGGTCGGCCTGCTGCTCGACCAGATCGCCGCCGACACGGCGATGCGCGTGGGCGGCGCGGTCGGGCGCTTGGGCGACTTCGATGCCGGGTCCCTGCCCGCCGGCGGCACCGTGGACGACTGGCCGGAGCTGCTGCGCACCCTCGACGCGGACGCGGTCGCGGCATCGCGCGTCCGCGTGCTGCTGACGATGCTGCCTTACGAGCACGACGCCGCGCGCTACCTCGATCTCGCCGGACATCTGGAAGCGTGCGCCGTTGAGCGCGCCGCGGCCGGCGACCGGGGCGCGGTGATGGAGGTGGTGTCCGCCCTGGCGCGCGAGGTGGACGAAGGCAAGCCTACCCGCGCGCCCATCGCCGTCAGCGCCCTGCAGCGGCTGGCGACCGAGCAGGTGGCGCAAGGCCTGCGCGAGACGCTGGCCGAGGTGACTGCGGAGCGCCGCCCCGAGCTGTTGGAGATCGCCGCCAAGATGGGCAATGAGTGCGCCGAGGTCCTGCTGGAGGAGGCGCAGAGAGCGGAGGATCCGAAGCTGCGCTCGCTGGCGCTGCGCCTGCTAGCCGACGCCGGCGAGCGAGGGGCCGCGCACGTGCGCCACCTGCTGGCACAGGCGCCGCCCGACCAGGTCATGTCCGCCGCCGGCGCCATGATCGAGGGTCGCCACGAGCGCTTCATCAGCCACCTGGCGGCGGGGCTCGGACACCGCCAGCCTCTGGTTCGACTGCGCGTGGCGGAGTGGTTGAGGCGGGTGCCCGGGCTGGCCGCCGAGCA is from Armatimonadota bacterium and encodes:
- a CDS encoding galactokinase; translated protein: METQRLAALLREDFERAFATPPARLFRAPGRVNLIGEHTDYNDGFVLPTAIEREVLLAAAPAADATLQVSSADYGRRASFDLRQLEPSADEAWANYVAGVAWALREAGHDLGGARIAVRSTVPSGAGLSSSAALELATAIALTSLFHLRIERPLLARLCQRAENEFVGMPCGIMDQFIAALGRAGHALLLDCRSLEFEQVPVRGAEVVVIDSGVRRQLVDSAYGERRRQCEEAAAKLAQAGRGIRALRDVTLADLKHHAYRLSPVELRRVRHVVSENERTLQAAQALEDENLEAFGRLMVASHHSLRDDYEVSCPELDLLVELALATPGVYGSRLTGAGFGGCTVTLARTESVALMREELVPRYHQQTGNEPMLFATAPAAGASEVIVQRRLARGRDWGEE
- a CDS encoding HEAT repeat domain-containing protein; amino-acid sequence: MQPEPADNAAHSDLVVRALDELVRAAHQWSLYGPEHPVAKQACDTAAEAFLALISERSHFTLTVVESGLLAEGQQLPDHASLRQLHQALHARQVAALTIHPALTWDEIAVLIGVLGTSAPDLAERGGARRALQEAGCQHLEIAEVDYTRFVPTSQAQWLSAFAGAQVNVHSTVEGLVGACLELAGERLHIAQAGSACERGLPMPFPVPVAPGAAEVDEIPLQAEIAALGEVALDDYVAVGLAWLVQASGEAMVECQPRERRQWREAVGERFAKLDPALQARIFRAPRQAGSRGPDLLAAIIADRSPDEIADLILARPAAVVGEPSASLERILRRTLTDERKLLAVEPLLRQRLMARGMSQDSFRNVVGLLLDQIAADTAMRVGGAVGRLGDFDAGSLPAGGTVDDWPELLRTLDADAVAASRVRVLLTMLPYEHDAARYLDLAGHLEACAVERAAAGDRGAVMEVVSALAREVDEGKPTRAPIAVSALQRLATEQVAQGLRETLAEVTAERRPELLEIAAKMGNECAEVLLEEAQRAEDPKLRSLALRLLADAGERGAAHVRHLLAQAPPDQVMSAAGAMIEGRHERFISHLAAGLGHRQPLVRLRVAEWLRRVPGLAAEQILIRALYDDDPGVQAQAAESLGEIGARGAVHALALVALKGQLHGRRFEVRKAAVRALGRIGCPEAVPALTEIMRKHGLLFRERVEELCALAAAALAQIPGPEAQQALADCATPGAAANARRAECAATGPATADGDRHG